A segment of the Sphingomonas kaistensis genome:
AAAACATTTGCGTGATTGGTCGGTGGTATCCTGGGCATCGAAGGCCCCGGACTTTTGCCTACCCCCCGTAGCCGCTCGCCTCTTGGGCCTGCTTGTGCTTGTCGTGGCAGGGGGACTTGCAGAGGGTCTGAAGGTTGTTCTCGTCCCAGAAGAGCCGCTCACTGCCTCGGTGCGGTTGCTTGTGGTCAGCGACCAGGAGCGAGGTAACGACCTCGACCCTTCCGCACATCTGGCAAGTGAAGCGATCGCGAAGCAAGATGGACCAGCGAAGCTTGCGCCACCTGCTGGTGTTGTAGCGCGCCTTATCCGCCCGCTTCGTCTTCATCCCGAGCTCGCCGCTATCGGCCGCGCCCTGGAGATAGGTCAGGCGGCCAGGCGATGGCAGGATGCGCGGCTTGAGGTTGGTCAGTTTGCGCAATGGTTTTCCGCCAGCAGTTGCGCGTTAAGAACCGCCGATGCGCGAAGGCTCGGTCTCAGTGGCTGATGCTGGCGGAAGATGGTGGAGTGCGACTGGCGCAACTCAAACAGTATGGCGTTTAGCGCATACTTTTGTCCGCGTGTCAAGCCACCTCTCCGA
Coding sequences within it:
- a CDS encoding HNH endonuclease — translated: MRKLTNLKPRILPSPGRLTYLQGAADSGELGMKTKRADKARYNTSRWRKLRWSILLRDRFTCQMCGRVEVVTSLLVADHKQPHRGSERLFWDENNLQTLCKSPCHDKHKQAQEASGYGG